The Pseudomonas sp. GD03919 region CCTGCGGCAACTGCAAATCCTGTCATCTGCTGGCTGCCGGTACTCACCCGGACAACTACGTGCTGGAGCCCGAAGAGGCTGACAAGCCGATCAAGGTCGACCAGGTGCGTGAGCTGGTCGATTTCGTGGTGCAGACCGCGCAGCTTGGAGGGCGCAAGGTGGTGCTGCTGGAGCCGGCCGAGGCGATGAACCTCAATGCCGCCAACGCGCTGCTCAAGAGCCTGGAAGAGCCGTCCGGCAATACTGTGCTGCTGCTTATCAGCCACCAGCCCAGCCGCCTGTTGCCGACCATCAAGAGCCGCTGCGTGCAACAGGCCTGCCCCCTGCCGAGCGAGGCATTGAGCATGGCCTGGTTGGCGCAGGCGCTGCCTGAACTGGGCGAGGATGAGCGCGCCGATTTGCTGACTCTGGCGGCGGGTTCGCCACTGGCCGCCGTGCGTTTGCAGGCGCAGGGTGTACGCGAGCAGCGCGCGCAGGCGGTGGAGGGGGTGAAGAAGCTGCTCAAGCAGCAGGTTTCGCCGAGCCAGTTGGCGGAAAGCTGGAACGCGCTGCCGCTGAATCTGCTGTTCGACTGGTTCTGCGATTGGGCGCAACTGATGCTGCGTTACCAGTTGACCCAGGACGAGGAAGGCCTGGGCCAGGCCGATATGCGCAAGGTGGTGCAGTACCTGGCAGACAAGAGTGCGCAGGCCAAGGTCTTGGCCATTCAGGAATGGCTCCTTGCGCAAAGGCAGAAGGTGATCGGCAAGGCCAACCTCAATCGTGTACTGCTGCTCGAAGCCTTGTTGGTACAGTGGGCCGCACTGCCTGCGCAGGAGCGTCGCTGAGCGCCAGGGTGGCGGATTCGGCAGGGTGTCACATTCTGCTGGTTGCATGCCGCTCGGTGGTTTGCGCATGAGCATGAACAAGCCCTAGAATCAGCCATTAAGCAATAAATGCCAGGAATGTGCTGATGAGCTTGCCACCCAATCTGGGGCCCCGTAACGGAATTCTGTCCCTGACCATCAAGGACAAGTCCGTGCTGTACGCGGCCTACATGCCTTTCATCAAGAATGGCGGGCTCTTCATTCCCACCAACAAGAGCTACAAGCTCGGTGACGAAGTGTTCATGTTGCTCAACCTGATGGATGAGCCGGAGAAAATCCCGGTGGCCGGCAAGGTGGTGTGGATCACCCCGAAAGGTGCCCAGGGCAACCGCGCTGCCGGTGTCGGCGTGCAGTTCAACGACGGCGACAACACCGCGCGCAACAAGATCGAAACCTACCTCGCCGGCGCGCTGAAGTCCGACCGCCCGACGCACACCATGTAACAGCTGGCCGCGATTATGCTGTCCTCGCGGTCGTAGTATCGTCCCCAGAGCGTCCAGGCATCGGCCGCTTTCGATTACAATTCGGGCTTTCCCTTTGCCCGAGTTCTCCTGCTGTGCTGATCGACTCCCATTGCCACCTTGATCGTCTCGACCTCGCTGCCCATGGCGGCTCGCTGGATGCTGCCCTGGATGCGGCGCGCGCCGCTGGCGTCGGCCACTTCCTGTGTATTGGCGTCAGTGCCGACAACGCCGCCATGGTCAAGGGCCTGGCCGAGCGCTACTCGGATGTCGATTGCTCGGTAGGCGTGCATCCACTGGATCTGGAACCAGGCGCCGAGCCGGCGCTGGACTGGCTACTCGGTGAGCTGGCGCACCCGAAGGTGGTGGCCATTGGTGAAACCGGTCTGGATTACCACTACGAGCCGGAATCCGCTGCGTTGCAGCAGGCCTCTTTCCGTCTGCACCTGGAGGCGGCGCGCATCACGGGTAAGCCGGTAATCGTGCATACCCGCGAGGCCCGCGCCGACACCCTGGCGTTGTTGCGCGAAGCGGCGCTGCCGCAGGCTGGCGTGCTGCACTGCTTCACCGAAGACTGGGAGATGGCCAAGGCCGCGCTGGATATCGGCTTCTATATCTCGTTGTCCGGCATCGTCACCTTCCGCAATGCTGAGGCGTTGCGCGACGTGGCGCGTCAGGTGCCGGCTGACCGTCTGCTGGTGGAAACCGACTCGCCTTACCTGGCGCCCGTGCCGCATCGCGGCAAGCCCAACCTGCCGCAATACGTGCGCGAAGTGGCCGAATACCTGGCGGTGCTGCGTGGGGTGAGTTACGAAGCGCTGGCCGAGCAGACCTCGAACAACTTCAAGCGTCTGTTCCCGCTGGCGGCTGTGGCCTGAAAGCATGGCGTGGCCCGGGTGCAGTCCGGGGGGCGTCGGTAACCATTTCCCGGATTGCATCCGGGCTACGGTTCGCACTTCTGTCATCAGACCAGGCAAAAAAAACCCGGACTCTGGGGGATGAATCCGGGTTAAGACCATTAGGAGTAAATCAAGGTACGCGGTCCACGGTACCTTGGCTGGCGGGGCACTTGGGGGGAGATGCCGCACACCAGTAAGTTCCAGTATTGGTCATGATCAGCGAGCGTCCAGGCCAAAGCCTGAGTTTTTTAAACGGATTTGGAATACTGCGGACGCTGCTGAGTCCTCACCCTTTTGCCAGCTGGGTTAGCAGGCTCAGCGTTTCCTCGATCACCTGCTCGCGGGTGTAAAAATGTGGTGACAGGCGCACGCCTGGTCCGCGTTGCACGCAGATCACCTGTTCCTCGCGCAGACGTTGATACAGCGCAGCGTTGTCCCAGCCTGCCAGGCTGAAGTTGAGGATGCCGGCACGGCGCGCCGGGTCGAGCGGGCTATGAATCACCGCACCGGGTAATGCGCGAATGCCGTCGTCGAGGCGCTGAATCCGTTCCTCCAGCAAGGCGCCGACCCGCTCCATACCCACGTCTTCGAGCAACGACAAACTCGCCTCCAGGGCGAAGGCGCCGAGCATGTTCGGGCTGCCGCATTCGAAGCGCCGCGCACTGCGGGCCGGTTGCCAGTCCCGACGGGTGTAATCGCCGGCGTGCTCGAGCATGTGCCAGCCATACTCATGCAGTTTCAGCTGATCGCGTACCGCACTGCGGCAATAGAATACGCCCAGACCTTCCGGGCCGAGCATCCACTTGTGGCCGTCGGCCATGGCGAAGTCGCAGTCATAGGCCTGGACGTCGAAGGGCAGGGCGCCCAGTTGCTGGATGGCATCGATACAGAACAGCACGCCATGCTGGCGGCAACCGCGGCCGAGACGCGGCAGATCCAGGCGCAGGCCGCTGGCGAACTGCACGGCGCTGATCGACAGCAGGCGTGTTCGCGGGGTGAAGGCGGCGAGCAGGGCAGCCTCCGGGTCATCGCCCTTGAGGCTGACTTCGACCACCTCCACACCCTGGGCCGCCAGTGCCAGCCAGACGATGCGGTTGGACGGAAATTCCTCATCGCTGATGATCACCTGGTCGCCGGCTCGCCAGTCCAGGCCGAAGGCCACGAAGGACAGTGCTTCGGATGTATTCTTGACCAGTGCGATATCGCCGGTGCTGGGTGCGTTCATCAGGCGCGTCAGGCGTTCGCGCAGGCAGCGCTCCAGTTTCAGCCAGTCCGAATAGTCACGTGCGCCACTGCTCACGTTCACCTCGGAGAACCTCCGCACCGCTTCAGCACTGCGTTTTGGCCAGGGAGCGACCGCTGCGTGGTTCAGGTAGCGCAGTCCGTTTTCTTGGGAAAACTCATCATGAAACACGTACATGGTCGGATGATCCGTGCAATTTGGCCGCATTTGGGCATAATAGTCGGCTTCGATTTTTGACCCCGTAGTCCCTTTATGCAGAAAGAACCCCGTAAGGTCCGCGAATTCCGTCGCCGCGAGCAAGAAATTCTCGATACCGCGCTGAAACTCTTCCTCGAGCAGGGAGAAGACAGTGTGACCGTCGAGATGATCGCTGATGCGGTCGGTATCGGCAAAGGCACTATCTACAAGCACTTCAAGTCCAAGGCGGAGATTTACCTGCGCCTGATGCTCGACTACGAGCGCGATCTCAACGAGCTGCTGCATTCGGCCGACGTGGATCGGGACAAGGAAGCGCTGTCGCGTGCGTACTTCGAATTCCGCATGCGCGATCCGCAGCGTTATCGCCTGTTCGACCGCCTGGAAGAGAAGGTGGTCAAGGGTAATCAGGTGCCGGAACTGGTCGAGCAACTGCACAAGATCCGTGCCTCCAACTTCGAGCGCCTGACCCAGCTGATCAAGGGCCGTATCGCTGAAGGCAAGCTGGAAGACGTGCCTCCGTACTTCCACTATTGCGCCGCCTGGGCGCTGGTACATGGCGCCGTGGCGCTGTATCACTCGCCGTTCTGGAGCAATGTGCTCGAGGATCAGGAAGGCTTCTTCCAGTTTCTCATGGACATCGGCGTGCGCATGGGTAACAAGCGCAAGCGCGACGCCTGATGCCAGGCATGTCGGCCGCTACACTACTAAGGCTGATGATCGTTTCGCTCCACCTCCAGCAAGTGGGCTTTAGCCCATCTTCAGCATCAATGCGCTGAAGCAGGGCTTCGCTGCGCCAGGCCTCAGCGCAAACCGATTGCGGTCAAGGTGTTGAGGTTCAATGGCTCGGCAGTCATGTTTGGCACGGCTACACTGCCGCTGCGTCAATCAATCGAGCGTTCCTAGCCATGCCCGCCACCTTTCCCATTGCTTATATCGAGCCAGTGTTTCGTCCGCCAAGTGAGGCGCAGTCGCTGATTCTGCCGGTTACCAACGGTTGCTCCTGGAACCAGTGCACCTTCTGCGTTGGATGTACACCGCGCCGCAGAAGAAATTCCGCGCCCGCGACGAGGCACTCGTGCTGGAGGAGATCCGTCGCGCCGGTGAGCAGTTGATTGTCAACCGCGTCTTTCTTGCCGATGGTGACGCGCTGGTCTTGCCGACCCGGCGCCTGCTGTCGATTCTGCAAGCCATTCGCGAATACATGCCCGAGGTTCGTCGAGTGTCCAGCTACTGCCTGCCGCGCAACCTGCGCAAAAAATCGGTGGGTGAGCTCAAGGAACTGGCCGATGCCGGGTTGAAAATGGCCTATGTCGGCTGCGAGTCGGGCGACGATGAAGTGCTGGCGCGGGTCAACAAGGGGGAAACCTTCGATTCCAGCCTCAGTGCTCTGGACAAGCTCGGTCAGGCCGGGATCACCCGCTCGGTGATGATTCTCAATGGGCTCGGCGGCCAGGCGCTCAGCGCTCAGTATGCGGATAATTCGGCACGATTGATGAACGAGGCTCAGCCCGAATATCTGTCTACGCTGGTGGTCAGTTTCCCCATGGGTGAGGCACGTTTTCGCCAGCAGTTCGCCGATTACCAGCCGCTGACGCAGCTGCAGTTGTTCACTGAAGTCGAGCGTCTGCTGCAGGGGCTCGAACTGCAGCAAACGGTGTTTCGCAGCGATCATGCCTCCAATTATCTGGTGCTCAAGGGTAACCTCGGGCGTGATAAAGCACGCCTTCTGGCTCAGGTGCGTAGTGCCATCGAGCGGCCGCAACAGGCGAACCTGCGTCAGGAATGGCAGCGTGGGCTTTGACCTGGCTGGCGCAGAATCTGCATCTTTTTCTCATCCGCCGGATTTCCGTCACCGGCGAGGAGGATCGATTCATGCGTAACCTGCTTCTACTGGTGGCGCTGCTGGGGCTGGCTGGCTGCATGAAGGTCAGTGATCTGG contains the following coding sequences:
- a CDS encoding DNA polymerase III subunit delta'; the encoded protein is MAEVYPWQQALWQQLAGRSQHAHAYLLHGPAGIGKRALAERLMARLLCQSPNGLDACGNCKSCHLLAAGTHPDNYVLEPEEADKPIKVDQVRELVDFVVQTAQLGGRKVVLLEPAEAMNLNAANALLKSLEEPSGNTVLLLISHQPSRLLPTIKSRCVQQACPLPSEALSMAWLAQALPELGEDERADLLTLAAGSPLAAVRLQAQGVREQRAQAVEGVKKLLKQQVSPSQLAESWNALPLNLLFDWFCDWAQLMLRYQLTQDEEGLGQADMRKVVQYLADKSAQAKVLAIQEWLLAQRQKVIGKANLNRVLLLEALLVQWAALPAQERR
- a CDS encoding aminotransferase class V-fold PLP-dependent enzyme, producing MYVFHDEFSQENGLRYLNHAAVAPWPKRSAEAVRRFSEVNVSSGARDYSDWLKLERCLRERLTRLMNAPSTGDIALVKNTSEALSFVAFGLDWRAGDQVIISDEEFPSNRIVWLALAAQGVEVVEVSLKGDDPEAALLAAFTPRTRLLSISAVQFASGLRLDLPRLGRGCRQHGVLFCIDAIQQLGALPFDVQAYDCDFAMADGHKWMLGPEGLGVFYCRSAVRDQLKLHEYGWHMLEHAGDYTRRDWQPARSARRFECGSPNMLGAFALEASLSLLEDVGMERVGALLEERIQRLDDGIRALPGAVIHSPLDPARRAGILNFSLAGWDNAALYQRLREEQVICVQRGPGVRLSPHFYTREQVIEETLSLLTQLAKG
- a CDS encoding TetR/AcrR family transcriptional regulator, which produces MQKEPRKVREFRRREQEILDTALKLFLEQGEDSVTVEMIADAVGIGKGTIYKHFKSKAEIYLRLMLDYERDLNELLHSADVDRDKEALSRAYFEFRMRDPQRYRLFDRLEEKVVKGNQVPELVEQLHKIRASNFERLTQLIKGRIAEGKLEDVPPYFHYCAAWALVHGAVALYHSPFWSNVLEDQEGFFQFLMDIGVRMGNKRKRDA
- a CDS encoding PilZ domain-containing protein, translated to MSLPPNLGPRNGILSLTIKDKSVLYAAYMPFIKNGGLFIPTNKSYKLGDEVFMLLNLMDEPEKIPVAGKVVWITPKGAQGNRAAGVGVQFNDGDNTARNKIETYLAGALKSDRPTHTM
- a CDS encoding TatD family hydrolase produces the protein MLIDSHCHLDRLDLAAHGGSLDAALDAARAAGVGHFLCIGVSADNAAMVKGLAERYSDVDCSVGVHPLDLEPGAEPALDWLLGELAHPKVVAIGETGLDYHYEPESAALQQASFRLHLEAARITGKPVIVHTREARADTLALLREAALPQAGVLHCFTEDWEMAKAALDIGFYISLSGIVTFRNAEALRDVARQVPADRLLVETDSPYLAPVPHRGKPNLPQYVREVAEYLAVLRGVSYEALAEQTSNNFKRLFPLAAVA